A single region of the Lagopus muta isolate bLagMut1 chromosome 24, bLagMut1 primary, whole genome shotgun sequence genome encodes:
- the LOC125684124 gene encoding gastricsin-like — MKESGVLHDYLANHRYYDPAYKFFSNFATAYEPLANSMDMSYYGEISIGTPPQNFLVLFDTGSSNLWVPSTLCQSQACANHNEFNPNKSSTFSTHNEFFSLQYGSGSLTGIFGFDTVTIQGISVTNQEFGLSETEPGTNFLYSPFDGILGLAFPAISAGGATTVMQKMLQENLLDSPIFSFYLSGQEGSQGGELILGGVNPNLYTGQIFWTPVIQTTYWQIGIEDFTVGGQNGGWCSQGCQGIVDTGTSLLTVPNQVFSKLMQYIGAQADSNGQYVASCSNIEYMPTLTFVISGYSFPLPPSAYMLQSNSGYCTVGIESTYLPSETGQPLWILGDVFLRVYYSIYDMGNNRVGFATAV; from the exons ATGAAGGAGAGCGGCGTGCTCCACGACTACCTGGCCAATCACCGCTACTATGACCCTGCCTACAAGTTCTTCAGCAACTTTGCCACTGCCTATGAGCCCCTGGCGAACAGCATGGAT ATGTCCTATTATGGGGAGATCAGCATCGGGACCCCCCCACAGAACTTCCTGGTGCTCTTCGACACCGGCTCCTCCAACCTGTGGGTGCCCTCCACACTCTGCCAGAGCCAGGCCTGCG CCAACCACAACGAGTTCAACCCCAATAAGTCCTCCACATTTTCAACTCataatgagttcttctccctgCAGTATGGATCCGGCAGCCTCACCGGCATCTTCGGCTTCGACACAGTGACA ATCCAGGGCATCTCCGTCACAAACCAGGAGTTCGGCCTGAGCGAGACGGAGCCTGGCACCAACTTTCTGTACTCTCCCTTCGATGGCATCCTGGGGTTGGCCTTCCCTGCCATCTCTGCTGGTGGAGCCACCACTGTGatgcagaaaatgctgcaggaaaACCTGCTGGACTCCCCCATCTTCAGCTTCTACCTGAGTGG gcaggagggcagccaAGGTGGTGAGCTCATCCTCGGCGGCGTCAACCCCAACCTGTACACAGGGCAGATCTTCTGGACTCCTGTCATCCAGACCACCTACTGGCAGATCGGGATTGAAGA CTTCACTGTTGGTGGGCAGAACGGTGGCTGGTGCAGCCAGGGCTGCCAGGGGATCGTCGATACGGGGACCTCCCTCCTCACCGTTCCCAACCAGGTCTTCAGTAAGCTGATGCAGTACATTGGAGCTCAAGCTGATAGCAACGGCCAG TACGTGGCAAGCTGCAGCAACATCGAGTACATGCCCACCCTCACCTTCGTCATCAGCGGCTACAGCTTCCCCCTGCCTCCCTCTGCCTACATGCTCCAG AGCAACAGTGGCTACTGCACTGTTGGGATTGAATCCACCTACCTGCCCTCCGAGACTGGGCAGCCCCTCTGGATTCTTGGAGATGTCTTCCTGAGGGTCTACTACTCCATCTATGACATGGGCAACAACCGCGTGGGCTTTGCCACTGCTGTGTAG